From the genome of Proteus vulgaris, one region includes:
- the yqfB gene encoding N(4)-acetylcytidine aminohydrolase, whose amino-acid sequence MSAIPTEITFFERLIPSILEEKKVITIRDENESDYKPGSIVELFANEHRTYYGKLKIIAVSPLCYDDINEYHAQQEGMTLPVLKALIKDIYPTIQSLYLIEYELVK is encoded by the coding sequence ATGTCGGCAATACCAACAGAAATTACTTTTTTTGAACGTTTAATTCCTTCTATTCTTGAAGAAAAAAAAGTGATTACCATCCGAGATGAAAACGAAAGTGATTACAAACCAGGAAGCATTGTTGAATTATTTGCTAACGAACATCGCACTTACTATGGAAAATTGAAAATCATAGCGGTATCGCCTTTATGCTATGATGATATTAATGAGTATCACGCACAACAGGAGGGTATGACACTTCCTGTGTTGAAAGCGCTTATCAAAGATATTTATCCGACAATTCAGTCTTTATATCTTATTGAATATGAATTAGTAAAATAA
- the ada gene encoding bifunctional DNA-binding transcriptional regulator/O6-methylguanine-DNA methyltransferase Ada, producing MESKHNQLIEQACRFIEKNNGDVSLARIAEHVMASPYHFHRLFKSTMGITPKDYANAYRQKLIKKALVQDGSITDAIYQSGFNANSRFYENAAAILGMTPTNWRTGGKNIAIFFAIALCSLGNILVAQSEKGICAIMLGDDAEQLLKDLQKQFPLAELIGANKEFEQIIAQVIGFIELPKQPLSLPLDIQGTVFQQKVWQALLDIPFGSTMTYQEIANKIGSPKAYRAVANACAANKLAVAIPCHRVIRQNGDLSGYRWGIERKAKLLQVEALNNSPIAKKE from the coding sequence ATGGAAAGTAAACATAATCAACTTATTGAGCAAGCTTGCCGTTTTATTGAAAAAAACAACGGTGATGTTTCACTAGCTCGTATTGCTGAGCATGTTATGGCTAGTCCATATCATTTTCATCGTTTATTTAAATCAACGATGGGGATCACGCCAAAAGATTATGCTAATGCTTATCGCCAAAAATTAATAAAAAAAGCATTGGTTCAAGATGGCAGTATTACAGATGCGATTTATCAATCAGGCTTCAATGCTAATAGCCGTTTTTATGAAAATGCAGCTGCAATATTAGGAATGACGCCAACAAATTGGCGTACAGGCGGTAAGAATATTGCTATCTTTTTTGCAATTGCATTGTGCTCTTTAGGCAATATTCTTGTGGCTCAAAGCGAAAAGGGGATTTGCGCTATTATGCTAGGAGATGATGCAGAACAGTTATTAAAAGATTTACAAAAACAATTTCCTCTTGCTGAATTAATTGGTGCAAATAAAGAATTTGAACAAATAATAGCCCAAGTTATCGGTTTTATTGAATTACCCAAACAACCGCTATCTTTACCTCTTGATATTCAAGGTACTGTTTTTCAACAAAAAGTATGGCAGGCATTATTAGATATCCCTTTCGGCAGTACTATGACATATCAAGAAATTGCCAATAAAATAGGTTCCCCTAAAGCATATCGTGCGGTAGCAAATGCCTGTGCAGCTAATAAACTTGCTGTGGCGATACCTTGTCATCGTGTTATTCGTCAAAATGGTGATTTATCAGGTTATCGTTGGGGAATTGAGCGTAAAGCTAAGTTACTTCAGGTGGAGGCATTAAATAACTCGCCAATAGCCAAAAAAGAGTAA
- a CDS encoding DNA-3-methyladenine glycosylase family protein — protein MYFQYGEKEIKTLKQRDKRLAALIERMGDIKRPITPDLFTALVKNIIEQQISVSAAITVHQRLLNLCEGVYTPERISILTEQEIQQCGMTMRKAGYIIGIANSVISGELKLNKIPDMTDKEVIDTLIQLKGIGVWTAEMLLISSLNRPDILSWGDLAIQRGIMRLYRHKTLDKTRFERYRKRYSPYGSTASLYLWALSKEPE, from the coding sequence ATGTACTTCCAATATGGTGAAAAAGAGATAAAAACCTTAAAACAGCGTGATAAGCGTTTAGCTGCACTCATTGAAAGAATGGGGGATATTAAGCGTCCTATTACACCTGATTTATTTACAGCATTAGTTAAAAATATTATCGAGCAACAGATTTCTGTTTCTGCTGCCATAACGGTGCATCAAAGGCTATTGAATTTATGTGAAGGTGTCTATACACCAGAACGTATTAGTATATTAACTGAACAAGAAATTCAGCAATGTGGTATGACAATGCGCAAAGCAGGTTATATTATTGGCATTGCAAACTCAGTAATCTCTGGGGAATTAAAATTAAATAAAATTCCTGATATGACAGATAAAGAGGTTATTGATACTTTAATTCAATTAAAAGGTATTGGGGTTTGGACAGCAGAAATGCTATTAATTTCTTCACTTAATCGACCAGATATTTTGAGTTGGGGAGATTTAGCTATTCAACGTGGGATTATGCGTCTTTATCGTCATAAAACATTAGATAAAACACGCTTCGAACGCTACCGAAAACGCTATTCACCCTACGGTTCTACGGCATCACTTTATTTATGGGCATTATCTAAAGAGCCAGAGTAA